Proteins encoded in a region of the Anopheles aquasalis chromosome 2, idAnoAquaMG_Q_19, whole genome shotgun sequence genome:
- the LOC126569249 gene encoding N-alpha-acetyltransferase 30A-like, with translation MDVIIGHDVPTAANATKTNSSSTSTSTCAKLCNGTVVGAAETVKEAVTGGAAPGGAGRKKTKRKNRAKNSQREETTADDTATAVEGSVLTTTTTTSPIPSSSATAAGDVNSSNHNDGRSHGSNGLPDPQPEDAVDAISKKLEQCVHVGRNGLTNGLPKLERNDSNVDERGSGCTGATQDDQGPPKPATCGTGATSKKSKQRARQQKKAQQDASHCTALPNGTAGAVGSDASSKPEQTSSRNGASNTAFSGVSMESNGKLDAGSASTSSMVQVVHKEQQPSTNVDPSAAQPPACSAASTSSCSLPKEAVATTATAAVSNEVDSGLQKEMLPVASTVPVAVATDITYQVYESERQMPAIMALIQKDLSEPYSIYTYRYFIHNWPKLCFLAQHNGTCVGAIVCKLDIHRENIRRGYIAMLAVDKDYRKLKIGTTLVQKAIQVMLDDKADEVVLETEITNQPALRLYENLGFVRDKRLFHYYLNGVDALRLKLWFR, from the exons ATGGACGTGATCATCGGGCACGACGTTCCGACCGCAGCGAACGCAACGAAGACGAactcctccagcaccagcaccagcacctgcgCTAAGCTCTGCAATGGCACGGTGGTGGGGGCAGCCGAGACAGTCAAGGAGGCCGTCACCGGCGGTGCTGCTCCCGGTGGGGccggaaggaagaaaacgaaaaggaaaaaccgtgCTAAAAATAGTCAGCGAGAGGAAACGACGGCCGACGATACGGCCACGGCGGTAGAAGGAAGTgtactcaccaccaccaccaccaccagcccaatACCATCGTCATCTGCAACGGCTGCTGGGGATGTAAATAGTAGTAATCATAACGACGGTAGAAGCCATGGCAGCAACGGACTGCCAGACCCGCAGCCCGAAGATGCCGTTGACGCAATTAGCAAGAAGCTGGAGCAGTGTGTTCACGTTGGCCGGAATGGTCTGACGAATGGGTTGCCAAAGCTGGAACGGAACGACTCGAATGTTGATGAGCGTGGAAGCGGGTGTACTGGTGCGACACAGGACGATCAGGGCCCTCCAAAGCCAGCAACTTGCGGTACAGGAGCGACAAGTAAAAAGAGTAAGCAACGGGCGAGGCAACAGAAGAAAGCACAACAGGATGCCTCCCATTGTACGGCGCTGCCGAATGGCACGGCTGGCGCGGTTGGTAGTGACGCTAGTAGCAAACCGGAACAAACTAGTAGTAGAAATGGCGCCAGTAATACTGCCTTCTCCGGTGTTTCTATGGAATCCAATGGTAAATTAGATGCTGGTTCCGCTTCGACATCATCGATGGTCCAAGTGGTGCATAAGGAACAGCAGCCTTCTACCAACGTTGATCCATCAGCAGCGCAACCACCGGCCTGCAGTGCTGCGTCTACCTCATCGTGTTCGTTACCAAAGgaggcggtggcgacgacggcgacggcggctgTGAGCAACGAGGTTGACAGCGGGCTGCAGAAGGAAATGCTTCCCGTAGCGAGCACCGTACCTGTCGCAGTTGCGACCGACATCACCTATCAGGTGTACGAATCGGAGCGCCAAATGCCGGCCATAATGGCGCTCATCCAGAAGGATCTCTCGGAACCGTACTCGATCTACACGTACCGCTACTTCATCCACAATTGGCCGAAACTGTGCTTTCTGGCTCAGCACAACGGTACGTGTGTCGGTGCCATCGTATGCAAGCTTGACATCCACCGGGAAAACATTCGCCGGGGTTACATTGCGATGCTGGCCGTGGACAAGGACTACCGAAAGCTAAAGATCGGCACAACGCTCGTGCAGAAGGCAATACAG GTCATGCTCGACGATAAAGCCGACGAGGTGGTGCTCGAAACTGAGATCACCAATCAGCCGGCACTGCGGCTGTATGAAAATTTGGGTTTCGTGCGCGACAAGCGACTCTTTCACTACTATCTGAACGGTGTCGATGCGCTCCGGCTGAAACTGTGGTTCAGATGA
- the LOC126569234 gene encoding uncharacterized PE-PGRS family protein PE_PGRS54-like isoform X1, with protein sequence MLYDYQPQVYQQQQQHHHHHRHHHYLPAASSSSSSSICIMPKKDSKSEDGGGGGGGRKSKMSAAAAAKLEQQQQQQQQQQQQQQQQQQVRRRKDRRDDMKAGGRPGSVGPGGPGGMKGANSSDPCSINNAGGGGPGSGLGVGVGPNSGGVMDGLGKGGMGPGPGHLDGHHPGGMDGKMNAGGLAGLMGGQKPSNKLEYTQQQSQIFVFSTALANKGAEAVLSGQFNSIIAYHCAQMQKRNQLGGGPCGAGGSGGGGGGGGGGLGPGGPGGPGDEMNSGGNSVGPGAMSPWMEHHHGHHHHHGSPDHHMRGGGGAGGGGAGGGAMMGPDGMKKSATIHHTANSSCLGGDGDGVSGGPPGGGMASMFGGGGGSNAGGAGGGPGGLVEHHMRMAGGPGSGPDPSVMGKKSATIHHTANPSGGPGGGGCMDPDGSGLPMYPVGGDAGGHMRMGGTDGMSKPGTIHHTPNSSSCMESGVVGGGGGGNGDGDPTMTGGHPGVKMENPSPVGSHISPSGGGGGPGGPGSGVGGGGIGGGGGMGGMPPGGSGGGGGPMGGGGGSHSSSTIIDQMNSLVASLPLMKGGNVLSQSRGHPQPSLQGVKVPDENLTPQQRQHREQQLATLRQMQKMFFPEQRGMMPDPHGMGMRPQFRGGGGGMGMPPEFGGGPPNRPLNPAFMNTPMGLDGPGPGPGPGPGMINEQIPPMQYNKPNMMNPGMYGMGGGGGGGGGGPGGPMGGPMGGGGPMGGAGPMGGGGPMGGGPMNRMYKADPDPIFPPMTEMGGGGGGYGGSGSGGGGGGGGLMNNHGPGMFGGNPGMQRMGGMPPGGGPGPMGGGPGGHMMGPKMGSEHPSMLGGHPIPQSPLMDDDLTKVTMQQQQQQQQQQMMLPANPPLPQPGTPTGGAGGGLIGSNGGGPMGMNNPNGGGGPAVGGANGTANGAGKTKEPSVSPEQVGGGGQQGPGSNQQQQQQQQGPGSQQGPLTPQTPQGGQQTPGQPLTPQTSMAGS encoded by the exons ATGCTGTACGATTATCAGCCGCAAgtttatcagcagcagcagcagcatcatcatcatcatcgtcatcatcattacctgccagcagccagcagcagcagcagcagcagcatctgcatcaTGCCGAAGAAGGATTCGAAAtcggaagatggtggtggcggaggaggaggacgaaagAGTAAAATGAgtgcggcggccgctgcaaagctggaacagcagcagcagcagcagcagcaacagcagcaacagcaacagcagcagcagcaggtaagaaggagaaaagatcGACGG GATGACATGAAGGCCGGAGGGCGACCCGGTTCCGTGGGACCCGGTGGTCCGGGCGGCATGAAAGGCGCCAACTCGTCGGATCCCTGCAGTATTAACAATGCCGGCGGTGGAGGCCCTGGCAGTGGGCTCGGTGTAGGCGTCGGCCCGAACAGTGGTGGTGTTATGGATGGTCTGGGCAAGGGCGGTATgggcccgggaccgggacaTCTCGATGGGCACCATCCGGGCGGGATGGATGGTAAAATGAATGCCGGTGGACTGGCGGGACTGATGGGTGGCCAGAAACCGTCGAACAAACTGGAgtacacgcagcagcagagccagaTCTTTGTGTTTTCGACGGCGCTCGCCAACAAGGGCGCGGAAGCGGTACTGAGCGGACAGTTCAACTCGATCATCGCCTATCACTGTGCCCAGATGCAGAAACGCAACCAGCTCGGTGGTGGCCCGTGCGGTGcaggtggtagtggtggtggtggcggcggaggaggaggcggttTAGgccccggtggtcccggtggacCGGGTGACGAGATGAACAGTGGCGGTAACAGTGTTGGCCCCGGGGCAATGTCTCCCTGGATGGAACATCATCAtgggcaccatcatcaccacggaTCACCGGATCATCATAtgcgcggtggtggaggtgctggtggtggtggtgctggaggcggAGCCATGATGGGACCGGATGGAATGAAGAAATCGGCCACCATTCATCATACGGCCAACTCGTCCTGCCTGGGAGGTGATGGAGATGGGGTCTCCGGTGGACCGCCCGGTGGCGGAATGGCATCCatgttcggtggtggtggaggaagcaacgctggtggtgccggtggtggccctggtGGTCTTGTGGAGCACCATATGCGTATGGCCGGAGGGCCGGGTTCGGGTCCGGATCCGTCGGTGATGGGCAAAAAGTCGGCAACGATTCATCACACCGCGAATCCATCGGGTGGcccgggtggcggtggctgcatGGATCCCGATGGTTCCGGCTTGCCAATGTACCCGGTTGGTGGCGATGCTGGCGGACACATGAGGATGGGCGGTACGGATGGAATGTCAAAGCCCGGCACGATTCACCATACACCGAATTCATCTTCCTGCATGGAGAGTGGTGTCGTtggaggaggcggaggaggcaATGGAGACGGTGACCCGACGATGACGGGAGGCCATCCGGGTGTCAAGATGGAGAACCCATCCCCCGTTGGATCGCACATTTCCCCGAGCGGTGGTGGGGGCGGTCCAGGAGGTCCTGGCAGTGGCGTAGGAGGCGGCGGCATCGGCGGCGGAGGTGGAATGGGAGGAATGCCtcccggtggcagtggcggtggcggtggtccgatgggtggtggaggcggtagCCACTCGAGCTcgacgatcatcgatcagatGAACTCACTGGTCGCCTCGCTGCCACTGATGAAGGGTGGCAACGTGCTGTCCCAATCGCGCGGTCACCCGCAACCGTCGCTCCAGGGCGTGAAGGTACCGGACGAGAATCTGACaccgcagcagcggcaacaccGAGAGCAACAGCTGGCCACCTTGCGGCAGAtgcagaaaatgttttttcctGAGCAGCGCGGCATGATGCCGGATCCGCACGGGATGGGCATGCGGCCACagttccgtggtggtggcggtggaatggGAATGCCGCCCGAGTTTGGCGGTGGACCACCGAACCGGCCCCTCAATCCGGCCTTCATGAACACACCGATGGGCCTAGATGGTCCGGGTCCAGGTCCCGGGCCTGGACCGGGCATGATCAACGAGCAGATCCCTCCGATGCAGTACAACAAACCGAATATGATGAATCCGGGCATGTACGGcatgggtggtggaggtggtggtggtggcggtggcccagGTGGACCAATGGGTGGCCCgatgggtggcggtggcccgATGGGTGGCGCTGGACCCATGGGCGGTGGAGGCCCCATGGGCGGAGGTCCGATGAATCGTATGTACAAAGCAGATCCCGATCCTATCTTTCCTCCCATGACCGAGatgggtggcggtggaggcggctacggtggtagtggtagcggcggtggcggtggaggtggcggtcTCATGAACAATCACGGCCCCGGTATGTTTGGCGGAAATCCTGGTATGCAGCGAATGGGAGGCATGccgcccggtggtggccctggtCCCATGGGTGGCGGTCCTGGTGGCCATATGATGGGACCGAAGATGGGCTCCGAGCATCCGTCAATGCTCGGTGGCCATCCAATCCCTCAATCCCCGCTCATGGATGACGATCTCACCAAGGTTacgatgcagcaacagcaacaacaacaacaacaacaaatgatGCTTCCCGCAAATCCTCCTCTTCCGCAACCCGGTacaccgaccggtggtgctggtggtggtctaaTCGGTAGCAATGGCGGTGGACCCATGGGCATGAACAATCCCAATGGCGGCGGTGGACCGGCAGTTGGTGGTGCTAATGGAACGGCGAATGGTGCGGGCAAAACGAAAGAACCCTCCGTATCACCGGAACAGGTTGGAGGCGGTGGTCAGCAGGGACCAGGCtccaatcagcaacagcagcagcagcagcaaggaccCGGCAGTCAACAGGGCCCGCTAACACCACAAACCCCCCAAGGTGGACAGCAGACGCCCGGGCAACCACTTACGCCACAGACGTCGATGGCCGGTTCGTAG
- the LOC126569234 gene encoding uncharacterized PE-PGRS family protein PE_PGRS54-like isoform X2 — MLYDYQPQVYQQQQQHHHHHRHHHYLPAASSSSSSSICIMPKKDSKSEDGGGGGGGRKSKMSAAAAAKLEQQQQQQQQQQQQQQQQQQDDMKAGGRPGSVGPGGPGGMKGANSSDPCSINNAGGGGPGSGLGVGVGPNSGGVMDGLGKGGMGPGPGHLDGHHPGGMDGKMNAGGLAGLMGGQKPSNKLEYTQQQSQIFVFSTALANKGAEAVLSGQFNSIIAYHCAQMQKRNQLGGGPCGAGGSGGGGGGGGGGLGPGGPGGPGDEMNSGGNSVGPGAMSPWMEHHHGHHHHHGSPDHHMRGGGGAGGGGAGGGAMMGPDGMKKSATIHHTANSSCLGGDGDGVSGGPPGGGMASMFGGGGGSNAGGAGGGPGGLVEHHMRMAGGPGSGPDPSVMGKKSATIHHTANPSGGPGGGGCMDPDGSGLPMYPVGGDAGGHMRMGGTDGMSKPGTIHHTPNSSSCMESGVVGGGGGGNGDGDPTMTGGHPGVKMENPSPVGSHISPSGGGGGPGGPGSGVGGGGIGGGGGMGGMPPGGSGGGGGPMGGGGGSHSSSTIIDQMNSLVASLPLMKGGNVLSQSRGHPQPSLQGVKVPDENLTPQQRQHREQQLATLRQMQKMFFPEQRGMMPDPHGMGMRPQFRGGGGGMGMPPEFGGGPPNRPLNPAFMNTPMGLDGPGPGPGPGPGMINEQIPPMQYNKPNMMNPGMYGMGGGGGGGGGGPGGPMGGPMGGGGPMGGAGPMGGGGPMGGGPMNRMYKADPDPIFPPMTEMGGGGGGYGGSGSGGGGGGGGLMNNHGPGMFGGNPGMQRMGGMPPGGGPGPMGGGPGGHMMGPKMGSEHPSMLGGHPIPQSPLMDDDLTKVTMQQQQQQQQQQMMLPANPPLPQPGTPTGGAGGGLIGSNGGGPMGMNNPNGGGGPAVGGANGTANGAGKTKEPSVSPEQVGGGGQQGPGSNQQQQQQQQGPGSQQGPLTPQTPQGGQQTPGQPLTPQTSMAGS, encoded by the exons ATGCTGTACGATTATCAGCCGCAAgtttatcagcagcagcagcagcatcatcatcatcatcgtcatcatcattacctgccagcagccagcagcagcagcagcagcagcatctgcatcaTGCCGAAGAAGGATTCGAAAtcggaagatggtggtggcggaggaggaggacgaaagAGTAAAATGAgtgcggcggccgctgcaaagctggaacagcagcagcagcagcagcagcaacagcagcaacagcaacagcagcagcagcag GATGACATGAAGGCCGGAGGGCGACCCGGTTCCGTGGGACCCGGTGGTCCGGGCGGCATGAAAGGCGCCAACTCGTCGGATCCCTGCAGTATTAACAATGCCGGCGGTGGAGGCCCTGGCAGTGGGCTCGGTGTAGGCGTCGGCCCGAACAGTGGTGGTGTTATGGATGGTCTGGGCAAGGGCGGTATgggcccgggaccgggacaTCTCGATGGGCACCATCCGGGCGGGATGGATGGTAAAATGAATGCCGGTGGACTGGCGGGACTGATGGGTGGCCAGAAACCGTCGAACAAACTGGAgtacacgcagcagcagagccagaTCTTTGTGTTTTCGACGGCGCTCGCCAACAAGGGCGCGGAAGCGGTACTGAGCGGACAGTTCAACTCGATCATCGCCTATCACTGTGCCCAGATGCAGAAACGCAACCAGCTCGGTGGTGGCCCGTGCGGTGcaggtggtagtggtggtggtggcggcggaggaggaggcggttTAGgccccggtggtcccggtggacCGGGTGACGAGATGAACAGTGGCGGTAACAGTGTTGGCCCCGGGGCAATGTCTCCCTGGATGGAACATCATCAtgggcaccatcatcaccacggaTCACCGGATCATCATAtgcgcggtggtggaggtgctggtggtggtggtgctggaggcggAGCCATGATGGGACCGGATGGAATGAAGAAATCGGCCACCATTCATCATACGGCCAACTCGTCCTGCCTGGGAGGTGATGGAGATGGGGTCTCCGGTGGACCGCCCGGTGGCGGAATGGCATCCatgttcggtggtggtggaggaagcaacgctggtggtgccggtggtggccctggtGGTCTTGTGGAGCACCATATGCGTATGGCCGGAGGGCCGGGTTCGGGTCCGGATCCGTCGGTGATGGGCAAAAAGTCGGCAACGATTCATCACACCGCGAATCCATCGGGTGGcccgggtggcggtggctgcatGGATCCCGATGGTTCCGGCTTGCCAATGTACCCGGTTGGTGGCGATGCTGGCGGACACATGAGGATGGGCGGTACGGATGGAATGTCAAAGCCCGGCACGATTCACCATACACCGAATTCATCTTCCTGCATGGAGAGTGGTGTCGTtggaggaggcggaggaggcaATGGAGACGGTGACCCGACGATGACGGGAGGCCATCCGGGTGTCAAGATGGAGAACCCATCCCCCGTTGGATCGCACATTTCCCCGAGCGGTGGTGGGGGCGGTCCAGGAGGTCCTGGCAGTGGCGTAGGAGGCGGCGGCATCGGCGGCGGAGGTGGAATGGGAGGAATGCCtcccggtggcagtggcggtggcggtggtccgatgggtggtggaggcggtagCCACTCGAGCTcgacgatcatcgatcagatGAACTCACTGGTCGCCTCGCTGCCACTGATGAAGGGTGGCAACGTGCTGTCCCAATCGCGCGGTCACCCGCAACCGTCGCTCCAGGGCGTGAAGGTACCGGACGAGAATCTGACaccgcagcagcggcaacaccGAGAGCAACAGCTGGCCACCTTGCGGCAGAtgcagaaaatgttttttcctGAGCAGCGCGGCATGATGCCGGATCCGCACGGGATGGGCATGCGGCCACagttccgtggtggtggcggtggaatggGAATGCCGCCCGAGTTTGGCGGTGGACCACCGAACCGGCCCCTCAATCCGGCCTTCATGAACACACCGATGGGCCTAGATGGTCCGGGTCCAGGTCCCGGGCCTGGACCGGGCATGATCAACGAGCAGATCCCTCCGATGCAGTACAACAAACCGAATATGATGAATCCGGGCATGTACGGcatgggtggtggaggtggtggtggtggcggtggcccagGTGGACCAATGGGTGGCCCgatgggtggcggtggcccgATGGGTGGCGCTGGACCCATGGGCGGTGGAGGCCCCATGGGCGGAGGTCCGATGAATCGTATGTACAAAGCAGATCCCGATCCTATCTTTCCTCCCATGACCGAGatgggtggcggtggaggcggctacggtggtagtggtagcggcggtggcggtggaggtggcggtcTCATGAACAATCACGGCCCCGGTATGTTTGGCGGAAATCCTGGTATGCAGCGAATGGGAGGCATGccgcccggtggtggccctggtCCCATGGGTGGCGGTCCTGGTGGCCATATGATGGGACCGAAGATGGGCTCCGAGCATCCGTCAATGCTCGGTGGCCATCCAATCCCTCAATCCCCGCTCATGGATGACGATCTCACCAAGGTTacgatgcagcaacagcaacaacaacaacaacaacaaatgatGCTTCCCGCAAATCCTCCTCTTCCGCAACCCGGTacaccgaccggtggtgctggtggtggtctaaTCGGTAGCAATGGCGGTGGACCCATGGGCATGAACAATCCCAATGGCGGCGGTGGACCGGCAGTTGGTGGTGCTAATGGAACGGCGAATGGTGCGGGCAAAACGAAAGAACCCTCCGTATCACCGGAACAGGTTGGAGGCGGTGGTCAGCAGGGACCAGGCtccaatcagcaacagcagcagcagcagcaaggaccCGGCAGTCAACAGGGCCCGCTAACACCACAAACCCCCCAAGGTGGACAGCAGACGCCCGGGCAACCACTTACGCCACAGACGTCGATGGCCGGTTCGTAG
- the LOC126569266 gene encoding UPF0587 protein CG4646, giving the protein MGKIGLQIKATLENIEELKTNHPNYAFFLKIKCSNCGELSEKWHDLTESDRVNEDSRNPKGFHFYMKCRMCSRENSIDIIEGSNASYTAEDSGKRKTIVAFDCRGVEPVEFSPRSGWIAKATENGPTFDDIDLSEDDWVEYDQKNNNSVGVYEFESDFIKLKK; this is encoded by the exons ATGGGAAAAATTGGACTGCAGATCAAAGCAACGCTCGAGAACATCGAGGAACTGAAGACGAACCATCCGAACTATGCGTTCTTTCTGAAAATCAAGTGTAGCAACTGTGGAGAGCTCTCGGAAAAGTGGCACGATCTAACCGAGAGCGATCGGGTAAACGAGGATTCGCGCAACCCGAAAGGATTCCACTTTTACATGAAGTGCCGCATGTGCTCCCGGGAGAACAGCATCGACATCATCGAGGGCTCCAACG CCAGCTACACGGCGGAAGACTCCggtaaaaggaaaaccatcGTAGCCTTCGATTGCCGTGGCGTAGAACCGGTGGAGTTTAGTCCGCGATCCGGGTGGATAGCTAAAGCAACCGAAAATGGGCCAACGTTCGACGATATCGATCTGTCCGAAGATGACTGGGTGGAGTATGACCAGAAGAACAACAATTCGGTCGGCGTGTACGAGTTTGAGTCCGATTTCATAAAGCTGAAGAAGTAA
- the LOC126569253 gene encoding zinc finger protein 572-like, translated as MNPVFCRMCLKDPPADSLVFSIYDTVQGRPLVELIDELFSIKVNVEDRLLNVCLECVNKINSVQKICRLFVANNDKLQSMLHGEEAEAIGIDNETENAGYEVMHSAETSANAQGHKVLWKTERETPHRPINGEAETEEELLTVEEPNTVAIEELFLDSDVKCGIARPDLEVNDESSTDDQANRARQLAELNRKCYFCGVIFSTSLEYINHLTQHYDRVPYTCTECNGLVVHSVQFASRHIGMHDRTDRPYGCRVCALRFTSKDRSLGHERKAHRYKPKQQQLSVSRIPSSRSTSIDSNRAVRSMRNQLKPRPFNCQICGNSFTLKRNLNRHMRIHAGQKPYKCIECDKTFLQSSDLAVHLRRHRPNVTSECSQNKKKESEQPEK; from the exons ATGAATCCCGTGTTCTGCCGGATGTGTCTCAAGGACCCTCCCGCGGACTCGCTAGTGTTTTCCATCTACGATACAGTTCAGGGCAGACCGTTGGTGGAACTTATCGACGAGCTGTTCTCCATAAAG GTGAACGTTGAGGATCGACTGTTGAACGTATGTCTAGAGTGtgtgaataaaattaattccGTGCAAAAGATTTGCCGTCTGTTTGTCGCCAACAATGACAAACTACAAAGCATGCTGCACGgggaggaagcggaagcgaTCGGCATTGATAACGAGACGGAGAATGCCGGTTATGAGGTGATGCACAGTGCTGAAACATCTGCCAACGCACAGGGGCACAAGGTATTGTGGAAAACTGAGCGGGAAACTCCACACCGACCGATAAACGGTGAAGccgaaacggaagaagaacTATTGACCGTCGAGGAGCCGAATACGGTGGCAATCGAAGAACTGTTCTTAGACTCGGATGTCAAGTGTGGGATAGCGAGGCCCGATTTGGAGGTGAACGATGAGTCGTCGACGGACGACCAAGCCAACCGAGCCCGGCAGCTAGCGGAGCTGAACCGGAAGTGCTACTTCTGTGGTGTGATTTTCAGTACCTCGCTGGAATACATAAATCACCTTACGCAGCACTACGACCGAGTGCCGTATACGTGCACCGAGTGCAATGGGTTGGTGGTGCACAGCGTTCAGTTCGCCAGCAGACACATTGGTATGcacgatcgaaccgatcgtcCCTACGGTTGCCGTGTCTGCGCACTGCGGTTCACATCCAAGGATCGCAGTTTGGGCCACGAACGGAAAGCGCATCGCTACAAgccgaaacaacaacagctcagCGTTAGCCGGATTCCGAGCAGTCGATCGACATCGATCGACAGCAATCGAGCCGTGAGATCCATGCGCAATCAGCTTAAACCAAGACCGTTCAACTGCCAGATTTGTGGGAATTCCTTCACATTGAAGCGAAATCTCAACCGGCACATGAGAATTCATGCGGGCCAAAAACCGTACAAATGCATCGAGTGTGATAAAACCTTTCTGCAGTCGTCGGATTTGGCCGTTCATCTACGACGCCATCGCCCGAATGTGACGTCCGAATGTTCacagaacaagaagaaagaaTCAGAACAGCCCGAGAAGTAG